From the genome of Salvia splendens isolate huo1 chromosome 7, SspV2, whole genome shotgun sequence:
aattggaAATGGAAGTAACAATACTACTTTCAAAAGGTACTTCATTTTCTTTAATGGAATATCGTTTATTACTATTTTCAATCATATATAACAACCAATTTCGATAATTTCACTAATTGATGGATTAGTATTTATGAGTGGGAGAGCGACTCGAGCAAGGGGTAGGCTTACGGCACTACAAGAAACTCGTTGATTAGTGACAAATATTTCCGTCACTAATCAGTGAAATTTCTTCGCTTAATAGATTAGTGACAGATCAAGTTTTGACAGATCCGTCATTAATACACTTGTCATTAAaaagttagtgacggattttgtCCGTCACTAAAGTTACCATGATGGAACCATAGCGACTGCTTCTCCTTAGTGACAGATAAATCTGTCACTAATTGGTGACTGATACTTTTCAGTCAATAATTCTGTCACTAGTTGTTGAGCTATTGGATGGCGTCACTAATCCCGTCACTATTTTGCGTTTTTTTAGTGCAGCATGAGGAGCACCACTTAGGCTGTGTTTGtaatttatatttcaaataaaaaataaataacaagATTAAAAATAAGAGGTTTTCTTTGAGTGTATGTTTCGACTTTCCATTATATGACGAGGAATAAATGGATAGGAAAGATAGCAAACCAACCCATCACTTATTCATCTTTAAATATTTACATATTTAGGTTAGATAGCCTAGCTTTCAGCATCTCACTTGCGTTTCCATATCACTAATTTCTCAAACGCACCTAATTTATTACCTTTAACTAACTATTAAGCATTTAAGtaatttaactaactaaacCTATTATCCACTAATCCGGTGATTGTAACTAACTAATGGTATTATTTAGTAAGACAAAAACTAAATGAGACGTCAAATATGAAATATAGTAGATTTATATAGCTATTGACTTATAATATGACAAGTCGCAAGAACACTTGTCTTATTAAATGTGACttatcaaatttataaaataaaaattactagcCCGCGGGCAAGAACACTTGTCTTATTAAATGAACACATATTATATATTAATagtaaaatcaaaacaaagaaTAACTtcatctattttttaaaatatgcatgccaataAGTTACCTATCAATAACAATTATGCTGACATTGTTATTTCGCAACTTAAACAAAATGATGTGAATTTTGTTGTTCTGCAAACGTGTTATGTTTTGGGAAATACGATCTAAGttgagaaatttaaagaaaacacAAATTAAATTCTCATTGGATTGAGagaaaaatacatatttttttaataaaaaggtTAAGGTACAACCAATTAGATTGAGCATGACCTCACGATCAATCTATAGTATATATGGTTCAACCATCTTATCATGGATTTAATCAAATTAACTAGTAAAATTTTTCACTTaaatataatagtagtactacttactATCCAATATTAATCACATATCCCATTCAGTTGTTGTTGGTTGTGTTTGTTATGTGATTATTTCCTAAGCCATGTGCCCACTTAAGAAATTCATCCCCACATGCTAGTCGGCGCTGCCCTGTCTATTAATCATCTACTCTTCCCTCTTAATTAATCACCTCTTAATTGTAAtcttaatatttcttttatTCAAAGTTATATCACTCCACTTCTTTCTAGGGATGGTGAGGTTTGGAGATTTTTTCTTGATTGTATTTCAATTTTATGCTTTCCATTTTATTGCATATgcttgatatatatatatatatatatataggattgtgatcaagatagaaccattcttaaacgtagaaccattcttaaacgtagaacaaatgccaaacggaggtcgttagatcttttaatccaatggtgttgatttgcacagcaacttcccattacaaccaaaactattattaatgggtgaatgcagagaagtgaaaaaataaagcatgcatggactcttcttcgtttcattcattcttccatcaacatgtgagttttttcacatgttgagtccggaatgtcgtgaaaacatagtctaatatgtatgatttttaatcttggccgtcattttttcctcatccaatgaataaaatatgtagagttctaggttctacacttaagaatggttctatctttaacgcaaccctatatatatatatatatatatatatataatgatgaACTTAATTATGACCTTAGTTTTGATGATGTATTTTTGTCAAAGCATTATAAATTAGGTGTGCTGAATTTTTACTTTCGAAAAAATGAATGTAATTGTACTAGAGAGAGATGAAAAGTTAGCTTATGCTATGCCTACTTGTGTAATAGGTGTCACAAATGCTGCAGTTAGACAAAATATGTGGATTGTATTTAAGCTAATTAATCTTTATTTAACATTTTAAGGTGAGGATATTTGATCAAACCAAATGAGTTGTAGACATTTGTCagcaatgtgtgtgtgtgtgtgtgagcaAACTAAATGAGTATAGTGAGTTAGTAAAAACGTGTacattaactaattaaataattatgataatattttctatatagCTATATTTTTCGTTTAAAACACCACTAATACTTTGTGAATTATGATTGTTAGATCTATAGCTATGATATTACCATTGTATTATACTCCTAAGTcctatatggagtatattataagTGCATGTGCGTGTCTATGTTGGagtgattaaattaaattgtggCAGTATCTACTTTGGAAATAGTGATGATAGGGACAGTACAAAGCCCAGCCACTTTTTAGTTAATAATTCGTTATTAAAGTGGGCTTAttatacttttaaaaaataaacttaATCATAAAAAGGGTGTATATACTTATAGTATTACAGATTTTTTTAGTTGCATAATATTCTAAAGACTTGCCATCTGTCTCATTTTATAGGTGTATTGTATAGTTGTTTGTACATAATATATGTGTAATATATAGGCTGTTATAATTAATGTTGGCCCACATAACACATGCTATTGGACCCTGCAAAATGGGAGAGTAATATGCTCGAATTCAGAAAGAAATGTAACCCCTAGAAGAAAGAATGTGATGTtgtattagtttttttatactaaatttaaatatttactcCGTATTTCAAGTAGATGaatgaatatttaaaatttgagtAGTTTCTGACTGTTAGTAAGATTTGACCCGGATTATACATATGAATACAATTGAGATGAGGAATATAAAATCTAATCAAATTTGATtcgacccaaaaataaatcagGTACCTAAATGAAAAGTGAATGTTCTACTTATGAAACCGGACCTATTCTGGCTTTTTGCTAAACTAATGAAATGAAAGTCTCTTTTTTCACAAAAGAATATGTATGAAGATTGAAAACAAATTGGGCAAACTAATCAATATATACTAACACATAATGTTACCTAAAAGTAATGTTAACTGTGGAATTTAATGTTTGAATATGATAGAAAATGGAGAAATATATTTTCCAATATCCACCCCTTGATGGTTCATGTCCAACTAAGatatctttttaatttatttctttaaaaaataaaataaaattattaatcaaaataattgaATGAGAAAGTGAGGAAGTGGGAACAAGTAAGAGTGATGATCTCCGAAAGATACGGCGGAAGATCAGAATAAAATTTGTTAATAAGcgatttaatatataattatgaacattattatattatattgtgcACGCAAGCACCTAACAAAAGTCCACCTATTCAATAATTTGTAACTTCCAAAAATATTCTGATATATTGATAAAAACATAAACCTCCATCAACTACTCCATAAAATTAGGtagaatataaataaatattttataattctcCGTCtgaacataattaaaattactCCCTATATTATTCTGTGATATTGTCAGTCTGTATTTTAGAATGTCAAGATTCATGGTGAAATGATTGTGTCGCTTTAATATCTTTAATCGGATGTATCAAGTATATTTGTAATTGTAACTTTAGGGAAGGAAACTGTGTTATATTTATAATGGCTAGAAAGATACTTCTATACAATGTCTATTTTGAAATAATTCCCAAAAATTCGTGATCCTCCACGCCAAAATTCATGATTAATCTTTCTTCACTAAAACTGTGACGCTATATAGTTATGAAATTAgaaatattgtaaataaaaacTATGCAAACTTAGGAACATATAATCCAAATTCTTTATGGGCTAAAGATGAGGGTTCCGTGACACACATTGACTCGGTTGTAATATTGATAACAAGAGGGAAAAAAAGGTCACTAATTAATTGAAACCAGATTAGGCCCAATCAATATATAACTAATGGGCTAATTTATCTCTTAAAAATCAAGTGAGACCCATTCCTCTTTTCATTATCGCGTTTGTATACCCCTAAATTGTGGACATCGAAAAATTTAAGTAtatcttaaattaaattttgaaccAAAACTAACACTACATTTCAGTCGACCATTTTTTGTAtcactattttcatttttagacaTTCTAATATTTTTTATCTTTAACTTGAATGTTGTTTGCTTAAATTGAATTTTGTActcattattttcttttagataaaaaaaaattattacaaGAGTTgataacaattaattaattacaaattttattttataataattttttatactataattttattaaatacttAAGAGATTAGACACGTTAAATGAGACAAAGAGTGGGAGCTAGTAGTTTTCCTAAGGAAAACAAATTGTGTTCTGCTTAACATATATATCTGAAACCACACATGATATATAAATATAGCATGTGTCTCGCCCAAACTTTCACCTAGGATGAGTAATAAACATATTTCAATTCACACAATATTTATATAGTATAATAACCAAAAGCCCCTAAATCTTAGAAGAAACAAAATTGTCAGCATAGATTCAAACATCCGTTATAGTGAAGGTGAGTAATTTATGTCAATATAGCCACCACAGTTCAACTCTTTCTCGTGCGTGATGGTTGACGCCATCCACGAACAataccaaagaaagtgaggttgAAAACTTTAAATTAAgccaaataataaaatagaaaacctGCGAGTTAAGTATTGGTGTTATTAATCCTATCCTAAATTTATGATATAAAAATTTGTTTGAAAGCAATTTAGGTTTTACTTAAGGGAGGTCTCAAGTGGTGTAGAACTTAAGCTCCAAAGTTGACTTAGCTTCGTATAGCTACGATCCCCTCCACCCTCGTGTTCCTACACCAATTGCAAATATGACAATATCAACTCGTTTGTGATTAAAAGCGCAACGCTTTTAAAACCGGACCGCACCGACTGATTTGATCATTTCGACTGTGAATCAATGCATTGTTCGGTCCGATTTAGATATAAAAATCACTAGAAAATATTAAATCTTTATGATATGGAAAAATCGATTAGCTTGATCATGAACCGATCACTCGTGTtatcatttttatgttattttaataaattatttagcAAATCCTATGCATAACATCATACAAATAATCTTTTTTGATATCATGCTTTGGATTTAGAAACTTTTTTTTGTTagatatttcaataaaattattgtttattattttatattacaaCTTATATTAAACTTATAAACATATTGACATTTAATACTCCATTATTAAATAGATTGAACCATGAACTGATAGCTTCGTTTGCTGGTCTGATTTTCAAAACCTTGGAAAGAAGACCCAGGCACACGAGTCTATGGTAGAACTCAACATCACTAGATTACACCTTCTTTTAGTTAGATGTTCATAATGTCAACTTGAATAATAACTGAGTAATATATCTTCTACCCTTAAATACCACCCTCAGACAGAAATTTAAGGTTTCAATAGGGGAAGAGATTTGAATCATATCTagccaaaaaaaaaagtagaatcCAAGCAAAAATCAAGAAGGCTTATTCCTTTTCTCTGTTGTTATTGCATGATGACTGATCCTTGTTACCCTAATGGCCCTCAAAATGTCCCACCAATATATGGAGCTTCTCAACAAGTAATGAACCCCAATTCTTCATCATCTCCATCCACAAATCAAACCTCCTTTCTCTACAATCTATCCCTTCTCAAAGACAAAGTCCACGAGATGCAATCCCTAGCCTCCATCTTCAGCCACCACCCCGAGTCACCAATCGTCGCATCAACAATGGGCACCTTAATCCAAGAGATCATCGTCACcgcctcttcaatgatgttcgCCTGCCAGCAGATGTCCCTCGCCGCCGCACCTTCTCCGGCAACCGCCTTCGACGTGGACAACAAGACCACTGCCGCAACGGAAACGCTCTTCGTCAATCCACACGGTGACGATACTTGGTACTACTCTCTTCCGTTTctattagaagtctcatttttcacttttactattttcagCAAGTGGGCCCCGCATTCCGCTAATTTATCCCACTCACGTTttatcacattccactaatttactCCACTCACATTGTATTATTAaatcaatattaataaaatcaatataaaagcAAGACTCTCATTCCACGAACTTTTTCAACTACTTACATGTAcaaatcaaacaatttcttaaaacttgtgctaCCGGTAAAAAATGGGACTTCTAATGAGGattggagggagtattagaaaTCAATATGGttccatatttaaattaattggtgataggaggagcggcagttgttttaatttttcaaaaaccaGCTCATGGGAGTTATATAGTTAGTAATTTGAGTTATCTCTTCTTTACACCGACGTGAGATattgttataattatttttcatttcatttatttttccaACAGGTATGGTGATGTCGCTATGGGCAGAAATGGCGATTACACCACCATCGAATTGCCGGTGAAAACGGAAGGAGAGGCGGCGGAGGGGGAGAGGAGTTACGAGCTGATCGAGGTGGAGGCGGCAGATCTGCTGGCGAAATACACGCACTACTGCAAGGTGTGCGGCAAAGGGTTCAAGCGCGACGCCAACCTGCGAATGCACATGCGCGCGCACGGGGACGAGTACAAGTCGAGCGCGGCGCTGAGCAACCCGGCGAAGAATAAGGGGGAGGAGACGGGGACGGGGACGAGGAAGTACTCGTGCCCCCAGGAAGGGTGCCGGTGGAACAAGAGGCACGCGAGGTTTCAGCCGCTGAAGTCGATGATATGCGTTAAGAATCACTACAAGAGGACTCATTGCCCCAAGATGTACGTCTGCAAGAGATGCAACGCTAAGCATTTCTCGGTGCTCTCCGATTTGAGGACGCATGAGAAGCACTGCGGTGACCTCAAGTGGCTATGCTCCTGCGGCACCACCTTCTCGCGAAAGGATAAGCTCATCGGCCACGTTTCGTTGTTTCTCGGCCACACGCCCGTCACCGCCCTCACTTGATCTGTCGAATGTAGTAAGTGTAAAAGAAGTCTATGTTGCTTGCAATTGCATTGCATGATGTCTGTTTAGAATTCTTTAACACTTGACACATTGAGCCAATgttatgtataaattgtgttaCATTATACTAGTAGTTCATGTCACATAGTATAGTAGCTTGAGAATAACAAACACAAAATAAGAGTGGATTTTATTCAAAAATCAGTATCAAGGTATACGCATGAGTTTTTTTGTATTGTTATTATCACCGTCTGTATCTAGTGATTAGAGGTGATGTAGtttggattttatttttgtattgttATTATCATCGTTTATAGTATTCGGCATTCAAATGATGTCGTAGCCTATAATCCGATACAGTACCAACGGTGGAGTGGGACTCTGGGCACTTATGCTAACAGCCGATGTTATAGACTACTGATCGTCAAGAAAATAGCTTCAATTATTAGAtgaaattactactactaccatGGACTTTGACTGCTAAAATAATTTAACAATTAATCCATTTACGTAAGTCTTCAATCAGCTACAGTTAGCCTATAGTGTATTAAATTGATGAAATTTTGATTTAGTGATCGATTAGCCTCTTCATATATaggttgtaacttgtaacgatGTGCATCGTCTTCTCAGAGCCGTACATTTTATGTTGAGGCCGAAGAAACATTTCAAATGtcaacattattattattatcctcTTGCATTCAATTGATATATCACTCCATTTGTTATGAGAACTTTGTTTAACCCTTGGGACGCAAAGAGGATGCATTTTCTTGATGAATGAATACAGCCTCTCGGTTAAATCCTAGAGTTGGCaaaaaatttatactactactactactactactactatatttttaatgcatgctaataaaaatgtcaacatttATATGTTTAATATGTTCTCATGTTTGCACAATACTATATATTTACAATTTTGCATGAAGGTTGGTCTACTAAAGTTGAAATTATAAGCATGTTGGAAGTGTATCCAGATTCGAGATGTCTCAAATTTctctttttatataaattagtaTAATGTACACTTCTCTGTTTTCGGATGGATATCCACCTCCTCTATTATTTCTTTAAAATCTTCTTGTATTAAAACATCTACCTAactataaattcaaattaagaaTAACATCGAGAAAGATGTAGCAATGGAGAGATGATGACATACTGACAGCATCAATAGTGTGAGCATACCCAATTTCCTTTCCCTGAGATCAGTTTTATGGAATGATTATATAAGCATCATTAACGTGGatggccgggccgcaaatcgcgaggcCCTGCCCGTCCCAAGCGATGGAGGAGGTggagtcacggcccaggccggtcccggggccgcattTGCGGCTCGGTGACGGTCCCGCGGCCCGGCCTGGCCGGCGATGGAGATGAGGGCCGGAGGCGGTTTGGCCGCTACTGTAGGggaattttctgaatttttatgcatttttttgaggaagaagagggagggggaggagaagaagagggaggaaaTGTAGAAGAGGGGAGCCGGAtgcaattttctaatttttaaattttttttgcattttttttatgttataatttttagtttttttagtgtatcatttattatttttgaattaaaaatgaattccTTATGTTATAATTGTTCGccgttttcaatttttacaagTATGAATTTCTCATGTTATAATTGTTCAACgatttctatgttgtaattttcaatcTTCGATCGAAAATTAacttttccgtgttataaatttccggtgtttttttattttatgtgtaaaataggttgaagttgtgaatagtgtcatttattagttgcggcccgggttgtggcttgcagggttagagcagttggggcctgggccgcaactgtagatgaatgatgacgtggaggggacttggggcctaaAACCTGGCCGGGGTTATTGATGCCCTAAGTATTCTAAGGTGGCTTTCGGTTGCTATAACTTATTATCATATAATTATCTATCTAGAAATAAgttataaaattcaatttaacGAGTCAAACATAATACTAGTACATATTTAACCATGAGacataatcttgcaaaccgagcGAGACCTAAGTGAACAATATTTACTCAAATTTATATAATGCTGAAAGAATTGGAAATTTCAACATGACTTCTAAGTAGTAAGTATAATCTAAGTAGTACAAAGGCgtctttgattaaaaaaaaataaataaataagtataaTCTAAGTAGTAAGATAGATGTTTCACACCGCTCAAAAATAATGtgttttctatttaattaatCACACGAGACATTTAGAGCATGCATGCTAATATTACTTCCAGTTTCTTACTTGATGAAGGCAGGCAGCAATGGAGGAAGACGGGAATATGAGATGATAAGAGTTActgtattttaaaaatagctACATTTCCAAGTAACGAGATAGATATGCAAAACTGGATAACATCCTAATATTTTCGAGTTATAGTGAAGTTTCCATTTATACAAATCCTTGAAATGCTGCAATTGCACCTCTGTTGGTATATTCCCAAGTTATGAACCAGCAGAATAAACAGGAGCAATATAGCAAAAAGAAGAAGACCATGAATTATGATGAGTGATGACATCCAAGTTGTTGAAAAACAATTTCAGCATGAAATTCTTAACATATGTGGAACACTAAACACTCGCAATTCACTTAGAGAAACAAGAGTTTCTGAACCAATTATAATAGATGGTATAATAGTTGCATAGGAAATCAATCATTTTAGCAATCTAAAGATCAAGTGAGAAGTTGAGCTGGCAAGAACATAGGGAGAGCCTAATTCTGCTGCTGCTGGTAGTTGAGTGCCCTCCTGAATAGCATTATGTGTGGCTCCGGGCGATGAATAGCATAGTGAACCCACCCTCGGCTCTGCTGAACTCCAATGGCGCGCCACTCATTCTAACCCCCCCAAAAAAACACCATCAGATGTGTACATCAGACCAAACCATTAATCCAAAAATATAACAGTAAGTAATGTATATTGCATAGGATATAGGTAAACAGCATTCAAAAACCAGCATGATATTTCCAGAATCACATATTGCACAATTCCTAAGTATTTGAATGACAAGGATTAGCAACATAAAACCCTTATCACAATAATTTCAAAATCTTCTCCAACGGAacctataaattaaattaaaaccaTGACAGAAACTTCAGAAGAATTTAATTGCAATCTAGAATAAAATATAACTAAGCCTATCGAAAAACTCGAGGTACGTTTCTGAGCACTGAACCCTAGATTTCATCCCTAATTCCGAATAATCCAAAAGTCCAAAACCCTAAATTCTTAACCCTGCTTTCGAATAATCCAGATAACCCACCGTCgcacacaaaaacacacataACACTTACTTCCGTGAGTAGGCGATTTTTGGGGAGCAATTTGGCAACCTCCGCTGGAAGAACCACATGCCtgaataatttccaaaatatACAGAATAAAATTTCTAAGGAATGAAGATCCAAAACAAAAATAAGCTAAATCTACCTGTATTCATAGATGTCATCATTATACTTGTCGGAGTACTGAATCTGACCCATGCTTGTTTACCTCCGATAAAAACTCGGAATAACCGCAACTGTGATCTGCGATTCATAAATATACGAAACAAATTAGCAATTTAACAAAAGGATACGTCAAACAATTAGCAGATGACTGATTACAAAtgtgatagagagagaaagagagaggaacAAACATTGAGTAAATGAAGGAGCGGTTGCGAGAAGAATCGTGTTGATCTTTGGCTGAAACGGGAACAGAATTAAAGACCTTTTAAAACCGAGgaaatgaatttatttattataacggactttaatttgaatttcaaatctCAAAAGATTCCCGCTTTCACAATTGCAATGATTATGTTTAATTAAAAGTAGCTTTTATTAGTACGTTCTGGCAAATGGGGGAAAATAGCTTTATTAAT
Proteins encoded in this window:
- the LOC121740924 gene encoding protein SENSITIVE TO PROTON RHIZOTOXICITY 2-like — encoded protein: MMTDPCYPNGPQNVPPIYGASQQVMNPNSSSSPSTNQTSFLYNLSLLKDKVHEMQSLASIFSHHPESPIVASTMGTLIQEIIVTASSMMFACQQMSLAAAPSPATAFDVDNKTTAATETLFVNPHGDDTWYGDVAMGRNGDYTTIELPVKTEGEAAEGERSYELIEVEAADLLAKYTHYCKVCGKGFKRDANLRMHMRAHGDEYKSSAALSNPAKNKGEETGTGTRKYSCPQEGCRWNKRHARFQPLKSMICVKNHYKRTHCPKMYVCKRCNAKHFSVLSDLRTHEKHCGDLKWLCSCGTTFSRKDKLIGHVSLFLGHTPVTALT
- the LOC121811309 gene encoding cyclin-dependent kinases regulatory subunit 1, which produces MGQIQYSDKYNDDIYEYRHVVLPAEVAKLLPKNRLLTENEWRAIGVQQSRGWVHYAIHRPEPHIMLFRRALNYQQQQN